A section of the Pseudanabaena mucicola str. Chao 1806 genome encodes:
- the lpxB gene encoding lipid-A-disaccharide synthase codes for MESSSEINSQISSEIKMKRRIFISTGEVSGDWHGAILIEALRERAALKGIELEIIGLGGDRMEAAGAKLLGNTVGIGSIGAIEALPYILPTIRLQENAKKSLKKSPPDVAVLIDYMMPNQGMGYFAKRVLNIPVIYYIAPQEWVWSFNDKNTKAIAAFTDKLLAIFPQEAAYYEKQGTNVQWVGHPFVDLMAKVPDRMAARQQMGITADDLVVTLLPASRTQELRDVMPIILKAAKIIRAKLPHVKFLLPLSLERYRPTVEKLLIEYEINATIISGQSQIAISAADLVLSKSGTVNLETALLNVPQVILYRLSAITAWIARYIVRLQLPFISPVNLVNMEAVVPEFVQYEAIPEAIAASALDLLINPQARQTILEGYTRVRKSLGEKGAINRVADAILDYL; via the coding sequence ACTGGCATGGGGCGATTTTAATCGAGGCTCTACGCGAACGGGCGGCCCTTAAAGGAATTGAGCTAGAGATTATTGGTTTGGGAGGTGATCGCATGGAAGCGGCAGGCGCAAAGTTACTTGGTAATACTGTAGGTATTGGGTCAATTGGTGCTATCGAGGCTCTACCCTACATTTTGCCGACGATTCGTCTACAGGAAAATGCCAAGAAATCCCTAAAAAAATCGCCGCCAGATGTTGCTGTTTTGATTGATTACATGATGCCCAATCAAGGTATGGGTTACTTTGCTAAGCGTGTACTCAATATTCCCGTCATTTATTACATCGCACCGCAGGAATGGGTCTGGTCATTTAATGACAAAAATACCAAGGCGATAGCTGCCTTTACCGATAAGTTATTAGCGATCTTTCCACAAGAAGCAGCTTATTATGAAAAACAAGGAACCAATGTGCAATGGGTGGGGCATCCCTTTGTTGATCTGATGGCGAAAGTGCCCGATCGCATGGCAGCACGTCAACAAATGGGAATTACTGCTGATGATCTGGTTGTTACCCTCTTGCCTGCATCGCGCACCCAAGAACTACGGGATGTCATGCCGATTATTCTCAAGGCTGCTAAGATTATTCGAGCAAAGCTACCCCATGTAAAATTCTTGTTGCCCCTCTCCCTTGAGCGTTACCGTCCTACGGTGGAGAAATTATTAATAGAATATGAAATCAATGCCACGATTATCTCAGGACAGTCACAGATTGCCATCAGTGCTGCCGACTTGGTGCTTAGTAAATCAGGAACGGTGAATTTAGAAACAGCTTTGCTCAACGTGCCACAGGTGATTTTATATCGCCTTAGTGCAATTACCGCTTGGATTGCTCGTTACATAGTGCGTCTGCAATTGCCCTTTATTTCTCCAGTAAATTTGGTAAATATGGAAGCGGTTGTGCCTGAATTTGTGCAGTATGAGGCAATTCCTGAGGCGATCGCTGCAAGTGCATTGGACTTATTAATTAATCCTCAAGCAAGGCAAACCATACTTGAGGGATATACCAGAGTCAGAAAGAGCTTGGGAGAAAAAGGGGCAATTAATCGCGTTGCCGATGCCATTCTTGATTATTTATAA
- a CDS encoding two-component system response regulator produces the protein MYTLLVIEDDDDIRYSICDILELSKYRVMSASSGRKGLEIARQQIPDLILSDVQMPEMDGYEVLDAIRQDPKLTLISFIFLTSLADHQYLRKGMLWGADDYLTKPLNREELLEAISVQLSKKEKVNQHYQNIAQNIAQEKLENLLYFDPLTQLPNRLALRERLDRAISNTSQEVPIPILLIDIDRFGVINDSRGEEFGDLLLQAIAKRIIDIVQDDDTICRLSGDEFAIILSTANPKFEAKYVANSLLDSFADPFIVRLTEVYVTASIGISLHSQDTSGIMQQANLALQEAKRHGGNCYQFFDEIQVKLPLRLELQTDLHYALDNQEFELYYQPQVSIATGEMFGSESLIRWNHSSEGLISPMKFIPITESNGSIIEIGEWILRTACQQVKAAQTLISQNALHNTNDVLQSISSLKVSVNLSGRQFQQHNLNKRILDILEEMQFDPQYLELEITETTVVHNIDASLTKLKELKDLGVKLSIDDFGTGFSSLSYIKKFPLDTLKIDRCFVQHIDTDSQNRAIAKAIITMAKSLNFKTVAEGVETHGELKVLQDLGCDGIQGYYYSRPLPFDKFCNFVTKGNRL, from the coding sequence ATGTATACCTTACTAGTCATAGAAGATGATGATGATATTCGATATAGCATTTGTGACATTCTAGAACTGTCAAAATATCGTGTTATGTCGGCATCTAGTGGACGGAAGGGATTAGAAATTGCTAGGCAGCAAATACCAGATTTAATTTTGTCAGATGTACAAATGCCCGAGATGGATGGCTATGAAGTCTTGGATGCCATTCGTCAAGATCCGAAACTGACGCTTATTTCCTTCATATTTTTAACATCTTTAGCCGATCACCAGTATTTACGCAAAGGTATGCTCTGGGGAGCCGATGATTATCTCACTAAGCCACTCAACCGTGAAGAGTTACTAGAAGCGATCTCCGTACAACTTAGCAAAAAAGAAAAAGTTAATCAACATTATCAAAATATTGCTCAAAATATTGCTCAAGAGAAATTAGAAAATCTATTGTATTTTGATCCCCTAACGCAACTTCCTAACCGTCTAGCCTTGCGTGAGCGTTTAGACAGAGCCATTTCTAATACTTCTCAAGAAGTACCAATTCCAATTCTTCTAATTGATATTGATCGATTTGGTGTAATTAATGATTCTCGAGGAGAAGAATTTGGAGATCTGCTCCTCCAAGCAATCGCTAAGCGAATCATTGATATAGTTCAGGATGATGATACGATTTGTCGCCTTAGCGGTGATGAATTTGCGATTATCCTATCGACAGCCAATCCTAAATTCGAGGCTAAATATGTTGCAAATTCATTATTAGATTCTTTTGCAGATCCTTTTATCGTAAGACTAACCGAAGTTTACGTTACCGCAAGTATTGGCATTTCTCTCCATTCCCAAGATACTAGTGGCATAATGCAGCAGGCAAACCTTGCACTACAAGAGGCAAAGCGTCACGGTGGCAATTGTTATCAATTCTTTGATGAAATTCAAGTCAAGTTACCGCTGAGACTAGAGTTACAGACCGATTTACATTATGCACTTGATAATCAAGAATTTGAGCTTTATTATCAACCTCAGGTCAGTATCGCCACAGGTGAAATGTTTGGTTCTGAGTCACTAATCCGATGGAATCATTCTTCTGAAGGACTCATTTCACCAATGAAGTTTATCCCGATCACCGAAAGTAATGGTTCGATTATTGAGATTGGTGAATGGATACTGAGGACAGCTTGTCAACAGGTCAAGGCAGCACAGACATTGATTTCCCAAAATGCACTTCACAACACTAATGATGTTCTTCAGAGCATTTCATCCCTTAAAGTTTCGGTAAACCTTTCTGGTAGACAGTTTCAGCAACATAATCTAAATAAAAGGATCTTAGATATTTTGGAAGAGATGCAGTTTGATCCTCAATATTTAGAATTAGAGATTACGGAAACTACAGTTGTCCATAACATTGATGCCAGCTTAACCAAGTTGAAGGAACTCAAAGATCTTGGAGTCAAGCTCTCAATTGATGACTTTGGTACAGGTTTCTCGTCTTTAAGCTATATCAAAAAGTTTCCATTAGATACACTCAAAATTGATCGCTGCTTTGTGCAACATATTGATACTGATTCCCAAAATCGAGCGATCGCCAAAGCTATCATCACAATGGCAAAGAGTCTCAATTTCAAGACCGTTGCTGAAGGTGTGGAAACCCATGGCGAACTCAAAGTTCTCCAAGATTTGGGATGCGATGGTATCCAAGGCTATTACTACAGCCGCCCACTTCCCTTTGATAAGTTCTGTAACTTCGTTACTAAAGGAAATCGTTTATAA